The following proteins are co-located in the Candidatus Planktophila lacus genome:
- a CDS encoding glycosyltransferase, producing the protein MKIIHIANFYGPKSGGIKTTLHNLGTGYTSQGHEFTYIVPGAGLHHEKTPHGTRITVPSLLIPFTGGYRIIKSNRQIRNMLLALSPDRIEVSDRFTLSSVGRWAKSRKITTLVFSHETLRGLIKTYLPFSAKKFVAWHNQRLAKSFDYVIATTKFASSEFLAIGTKNLIQVPLGVDLKTFSPKNRDLELRTKLLKGGEILLVHCGRLSPEKKPERSIQALRELLKRGVNARLIYVGTGPLHKKLYESSRDIPVTFLGYISDKKYLASVVASADISIAPGPIETFCLSALESLASGTPVVASETSAVGEFLLVDSSDFVGQVAANNGSDFADAIETLIGKLKTDNTLRSRCHHQAENFPWSSTISQMLSLGKKPNLQVLRAA; encoded by the coding sequence ATGAAAATTATCCACATCGCCAATTTCTATGGCCCTAAGTCCGGTGGCATAAAGACCACGCTTCATAATCTCGGCACTGGATATACAAGCCAGGGCCATGAATTTACCTACATAGTTCCAGGCGCTGGTCTGCATCATGAAAAGACGCCACACGGCACCAGAATTACAGTTCCATCTTTACTTATTCCATTTACGGGTGGATACCGCATCATCAAATCAAATCGTCAGATCAGAAATATGTTGCTTGCGCTTTCACCTGATCGCATCGAAGTATCTGATCGATTTACCCTTTCCAGCGTTGGGCGATGGGCGAAGTCACGCAAGATCACAACTTTGGTATTTAGCCACGAAACTTTGCGCGGGTTGATCAAGACTTATCTACCATTTTCAGCCAAGAAGTTCGTTGCCTGGCATAACCAACGGCTTGCCAAATCATTTGACTATGTAATTGCCACAACTAAATTTGCATCTTCAGAATTTCTTGCCATAGGAACTAAGAACTTGATTCAAGTTCCCTTGGGCGTTGATCTTAAGACTTTCTCACCAAAGAACCGCGATCTTGAGTTACGCACCAAACTTTTAAAGGGTGGCGAAATACTTCTCGTTCATTGCGGAAGACTTTCACCAGAGAAGAAGCCAGAGCGATCAATCCAAGCCCTGCGCGAGTTGTTAAAGCGCGGAGTTAATGCGCGTCTAATCTATGTTGGAACTGGGCCGCTACATAAGAAACTTTACGAATCTTCCCGCGATATTCCTGTAACTTTTCTTGGCTATATCTCTGATAAGAAGTATCTCGCATCGGTTGTCGCTTCAGCCGATATCTCAATTGCACCTGGACCAATCGAGACTTTCTGCTTATCGGCCCTTGAATCTTTAGCCAGCGGAACACCGGTTGTTGCCTCAGAAACAAGTGCGGTCGGTGAATTCCTTCTCGTTGATTCTTCAGATTTTGTTGGGCAAGTGGCGGCAAATAACGGTTCTGACTTTGCTGACGCGATCGAAACGCTAATTGGTAAGTTGAAGACAGATAACACTTTGCGCAGTCGTTGCCATCACCAGGCCGAGAACTTCCCTTGGTCCTCAACTATCTCGCAGATGCTTTCACTCGGTAAGAAGCCAAACCTCCAAGTTCTGAGAGCGGCTTAA
- a CDS encoding cysteine desulfurase family protein — translation MSVYLDHAATTPMADAAIAAMTSSLSKIGNPSSLHTQGRATRKDVEDAREVIAKAVGALPSEIIFTGSGTEADNAAIKGLFWKSGKKVIVISAVEHHAVLDPARWLVEHEGAELIEIPVTKTGLIDLDFLKELITKRGNEIALISVMHSNNETGVIQPVGEVVKIAGDIPVHTDAVQSFTKTPLSYKDLGVMSMALSAHKVGGPLGIGVLVLRRAIEIPALLHGGGQEREIRSGTLNAPSIVAFAAAVESSNYDSARVSALRDRFESGLRASVPDAYINGVDAPRLPGITNVTFPGTQSDSLLLLMDSEKVSCSTGAACSAGVHRPSHVLLAMGHTEITAQSSLRFSCGATSTESDIDFALSVLPTVINRGRAAASK, via the coding sequence ATGAGCGTCTACCTAGATCATGCGGCAACTACGCCGATGGCTGATGCTGCGATTGCAGCGATGACTAGCTCACTCTCCAAGATCGGCAACCCTTCTTCACTTCACACACAGGGGCGCGCGACGCGTAAAGATGTAGAAGATGCGCGCGAAGTAATTGCCAAGGCCGTTGGCGCGTTGCCTTCCGAAATTATCTTTACCGGTTCTGGAACCGAAGCAGATAACGCGGCAATAAAAGGTTTGTTCTGGAAATCTGGCAAGAAAGTAATTGTGATCAGCGCCGTTGAACACCACGCGGTTCTAGATCCGGCGCGCTGGTTGGTCGAACATGAGGGCGCAGAGCTAATTGAAATTCCCGTCACCAAGACAGGTCTCATTGATTTAGATTTCCTAAAAGAGTTAATCACAAAGCGCGGCAACGAGATCGCTTTGATTTCAGTTATGCACTCCAATAACGAGACTGGTGTAATTCAACCGGTTGGCGAAGTTGTAAAGATCGCCGGAGATATTCCAGTTCACACTGATGCGGTTCAATCATTTACCAAGACGCCACTTTCTTATAAAGATCTCGGCGTAATGTCGATGGCACTTAGTGCACATAAAGTTGGTGGACCACTTGGCATCGGAGTCCTAGTGCTTCGTCGCGCCATTGAAATTCCTGCGCTCTTGCATGGCGGGGGACAAGAGCGCGAAATTCGCAGCGGAACTTTAAATGCGCCATCGATCGTCGCCTTTGCCGCAGCTGTAGAAAGTTCAAATTACGATTCTGCGCGAGTAAGTGCCCTACGCGATCGATTTGAAAGTGGGCTACGCGCGTCAGTGCCTGATGCTTATATAAATGGTGTGGATGCACCGCGCCTGCCTGGAATCACTAACGTCACCTTCCCCGGAACACAGAGCGATTCTCTTCTCTTGTTAATGGACTCTGAAAAAGTTTCTTGCTCAACAGGTGCGGCTTGTAGCGCAGGCGTGCACCGTCCTAGCCATGTCTTACTTGCGATGGGCCACACCGAAATAACTGCACAATCTTCACTACGTTTTTCTTGCGGCGCCACCTCAACCGAATCCGATATCGATTTCGCCTTATCTGTCCTTCCCACCGTTATTAATCGCGGCAGAGCGGCGGCCTCCAAATGA
- a CDS encoding electron transfer flavoprotein subunit alpha/FixB family protein, with amino-acid sequence MSKVFILADFSGEKASKTTAELATAGARIGSVTAVVLAAAGKGAALAATVNQGPIANVLVVESDDFAQFGVAASADALANLIKENSPTAVLIASHAFGKEVAARVAVLNESGIITDAVDVSADATATQLVFGGSTTVHSKVSHGTPIITVRPNSVEADLTAATPAIENATVAISDAAKKSKISSSQPPVKGGRPELTEANIVVSGGRGTNGDFAAVEKFADELGAAVGASRAATDAGWYPHSHQVGQTGKSVSPQLYVACGISGAIQHRAGMQTSKTIVVVNKDPEAPLFDIADFGVIGDLFNVLPQATQGISAKKG; translated from the coding sequence ATGAGCAAAGTATTTATCCTCGCTGATTTTTCAGGTGAAAAGGCGAGCAAAACAACGGCAGAGCTAGCAACTGCTGGAGCGCGTATTGGTTCAGTAACAGCAGTTGTTCTTGCTGCCGCAGGTAAAGGGGCAGCGCTTGCTGCAACTGTAAATCAAGGTCCGATCGCCAACGTCTTGGTTGTTGAATCAGATGACTTTGCACAATTTGGCGTTGCTGCATCTGCCGATGCTCTAGCAAACTTGATCAAAGAGAACTCCCCAACTGCGGTTCTGATTGCATCTCATGCCTTCGGTAAAGAAGTCGCTGCCCGCGTTGCAGTACTTAATGAATCCGGCATCATCACAGATGCAGTGGATGTCTCAGCAGATGCCACTGCAACACAGTTGGTATTCGGCGGTTCAACAACAGTTCACTCAAAGGTTTCTCACGGAACACCAATCATTACCGTTCGCCCAAATAGCGTGGAAGCAGATCTAACTGCTGCAACACCCGCGATCGAAAACGCAACTGTTGCGATTTCAGATGCGGCGAAGAAATCAAAGATCTCTTCTTCACAACCTCCGGTTAAAGGTGGACGTCCTGAGTTAACTGAAGCAAATATCGTTGTTTCAGGTGGTCGCGGTACAAATGGAGATTTCGCAGCGGTTGAAAAATTCGCCGACGAACTCGGCGCCGCAGTTGGTGCATCACGTGCGGCAACTGATGCCGGTTGGTATCCACATTCACATCAAGTCGGACAGACCGGCAAGAGCGTTAGCCCACAGTTATATGTTGCTTGCGGAATTTCCGGTGCGATCCAACACCGCGCGGGTATGCAGACATCTAAGACAATAGTCGTTGTAAATAAAGATCCTGAAGCACCGCTCTTTGATATCGCAGATTTCGGCGTTATCGGCGATCTCTTTAACGTCTTGCCGCAGGCTACGCAGGGCATCTCAGCGAAAAAGGGTTAA
- a CDS encoding glycosyltransferase family 4 protein: protein MLDFREALEVKDANPLRILVVTEAFLPQVNGVTNSVLRLLEFCRSQGHQVLVIAPESENAPKEYCGYKIKHVPSIDMKKLIPMGLPQRTLEPFIEGFAPDVIHLASPIFLGHYVARLAKKAGIPTVSVYQTDIAGFARHYGLTIAHATLKRWVARIHSTTDLTLAPSSWACRDLENSGVKNIKLWQRGVNIENFQPAKFDADFRSELLTTRGRKPSPKYLVGYVGRLANEKRVSDLEVIDRHPDFQLVIVGDGPARSKLENDLPNAIFVGYQSGAELARYVAALDVFVHTGKHETFCQAIQESLASGTVVVGPDTGGPTDLIEHGKTGLLIDTANSHELLESVFTLAEHPARDLMEEAARKSVEHRTWDQINEELIKRYRETIRFVASQKDLVA from the coding sequence ATGTTGGATTTTAGAGAGGCGTTGGAAGTTAAAGACGCCAACCCGCTACGAATACTTGTCGTAACAGAGGCCTTTCTCCCCCAAGTAAATGGCGTGACCAACTCAGTACTTCGCCTTCTTGAATTCTGCAGATCACAGGGACATCAAGTGCTGGTAATTGCACCTGAGAGCGAGAACGCGCCCAAGGAATATTGCGGATACAAAATCAAGCACGTTCCAAGTATCGATATGAAGAAGTTGATTCCGATGGGACTTCCGCAGCGAACTCTCGAACCATTTATCGAAGGCTTTGCACCAGATGTAATCCATCTAGCTTCACCAATCTTCTTAGGCCATTACGTTGCACGGTTAGCCAAGAAGGCCGGCATACCAACTGTTTCGGTTTATCAAACTGATATCGCAGGCTTTGCTCGTCATTACGGTTTAACAATTGCGCATGCAACTCTAAAACGCTGGGTCGCACGAATTCACTCGACTACCGATCTCACTCTTGCTCCTTCATCCTGGGCCTGCCGCGATCTTGAAAACTCTGGCGTTAAAAATATAAAACTCTGGCAGCGTGGAGTAAACATTGAGAACTTCCAACCAGCAAAATTTGATGCAGATTTCCGTAGCGAACTTTTAACAACCCGCGGTAGAAAGCCTTCACCTAAATATCTAGTTGGTTATGTGGGCCGTCTTGCAAACGAGAAGCGAGTAAGTGATCTAGAAGTTATCGATCGTCACCCAGATTTCCAATTGGTAATTGTGGGCGATGGACCTGCGCGATCTAAATTAGAGAACGATCTTCCCAACGCAATCTTTGTGGGATATCAATCTGGTGCAGAACTGGCGCGGTATGTGGCAGCACTTGATGTTTTTGTTCATACCGGCAAACACGAAACTTTCTGCCAGGCGATTCAAGAATCACTCGCCTCAGGAACAGTGGTCGTAGGCCCCGATACCGGTGGCCCTACAGATCTGATTGAGCACGGGAAAACCGGGCTTTTAATCGACACGGCAAACTCACATGAACTCTTGGAATCTGTCTTCACTCTTGCCGAGCATCCAGCGCGGGACCTAATGGAAGAAGCTGCACGTAAATCCGTAGAACATCGAACATGGGATCAGATAAATGAAGAACTTATTAAGCGCTATCGAGAAACTATCCGCTTTGTTGCATCACAGAAAGATCTGGTCGCATGA
- a CDS encoding electron transfer flavoprotein subunit beta/FixA family protein, which yields MKIAVCVKQVPDSWAEKKMVNGVLDRESVDAVLNDLDEYAVEEALRIAEAHGGNEEGGANTVTVISMGPERATEAVRKALSMGANDAILVTDGALAGADALSTSAVLAKVISDGGYDLVICGTESTDARMSVVPAMISARLGWAQLTFASKVTVDPAGTVAITRVTEAGVDEISAAFPCVISVVEKINEPRYPSFKGIMAAKKKTIEQKDLAAVGASAQNAWSQVNDATPRPPRAAGLKVTDEGSGGEALVNFLAEKKLI from the coding sequence ATGAAGATCGCCGTATGCGTAAAGCAGGTTCCAGATTCATGGGCCGAGAAGAAGATGGTCAATGGAGTACTCGATCGCGAAAGCGTTGATGCAGTACTTAATGATCTTGATGAATATGCCGTTGAAGAAGCGTTGCGTATCGCAGAAGCTCATGGCGGCAATGAAGAAGGCGGCGCAAATACCGTCACGGTGATTTCGATGGGGCCAGAGCGCGCAACTGAAGCAGTTCGCAAAGCGCTTTCCATGGGTGCAAACGATGCAATCTTGGTAACTGATGGCGCGCTCGCCGGTGCAGATGCGCTTTCAACATCTGCAGTTCTCGCCAAAGTGATTTCAGATGGCGGCTATGACTTAGTAATTTGTGGAACTGAATCAACTGATGCGCGCATGAGCGTTGTACCAGCGATGATCAGCGCTCGCCTAGGTTGGGCGCAGTTAACTTTTGCTTCCAAGGTAACCGTTGATCCTGCAGGAACAGTTGCAATTACCCGCGTTACAGAAGCTGGCGTTGATGAAATCTCTGCGGCATTTCCTTGCGTGATTAGCGTTGTTGAGAAGATCAACGAACCACGTTACCCATCATTTAAAGGAATCATGGCAGCGAAGAAGAAGACGATTGAACAGAAAGATTTAGCAGCAGTTGGCGCCAGTGCACAAAACGCTTGGTCACAAGTAAACGATGCAACCCCGCGCCCACCACGCGCTGCAGGTTTGAAAGTAACCGATGAAGGTAGCGGCGGAGAAGCGCTAGTTAACTTCCTAGCAGAGAAGAAGTTGATATGA